The Patescibacteria group bacterium genome includes a region encoding these proteins:
- a CDS encoding helix-turn-helix domain-containing protein, with translation MAEFTAKDIRSIKTLGERLRAIRTEAGIELADASSATGIQKSYLAALEEGRYDRLPGEMYARNFLKSYAEYLELNPASVFRLYEKERQVDRSQRQPSNTPLLPQRISAHSLAITPKIVRRLAIALVILACFAYLGYVIYKSISPPLLTIDTPTDNLITTQSVLDISGHVEPESQLQINGREVVSDQNGAFHDTVTLQEGLNIITLEAVKKRSKPTIIYRKVLLNK, from the coding sequence ATGGCTGAATTTACGGCCAAAGATATTCGTTCCATCAAGACGCTGGGTGAGCGTTTGCGTGCCATTCGGACCGAGGCAGGAATCGAGCTGGCTGATGCTTCAAGCGCCACCGGGATTCAAAAATCATATCTCGCAGCATTGGAAGAGGGCCGCTATGACCGCCTGCCCGGTGAAATGTATGCCCGTAATTTTTTAAAAAGTTACGCGGAGTATCTGGAGTTAAACCCAGCCTCCGTTTTTAGATTGTATGAAAAGGAGCGCCAAGTGGATCGATCCCAGCGTCAGCCAAGCAACACCCCTTTGTTACCGCAGCGCATTTCGGCTCACTCTTTGGCCATTACGCCAAAAATCGTACGCCGGCTAGCTATCGCGCTGGTGATCTTGGCTTGTTTTGCCTATTTAGGTTATGTCATATATAAATCAATATCGCCGCCCTTGCTGACGATCGATACACCGACCGATAATCTAATCACCACCCAGTCTGTGCTTGATATTTCGGGTCACGTCGAACCAGAATCCCAGCTGCAGATAAACGGCCGGGAGGTGGTCAGCGACCAAAACGGCGCTTTCCATGATACCGTAACTTTGCAAGAGGGATTGAATATTATCACGTTGGAAGCGGTCAAGAAGCGGAGTAAGCCCACGATTATATACCGAAAGGTGCTGTTGAACAAGTGA
- a CDS encoding SIR2 family protein, producing MGTHNLVLLTGAGFSKNFGGFLAAEMWSHIFNHPLTKRHAELRKLLMADQDYESVYTLVMTGNGFSPECRNDFNIVVEQAYKALDDTLRKWQFTGELNQVNTYGIGKLLSLFNSPHDRCYFFTLNQDLFMERWWGYRAPSVRWFPEQFYSLHGAELEHKDFIKLPSSMDEKTVNEAIALHSGLTYIKIHGSYGWLSSDGKNLMVIGKDKTIAISAEPVLRRYFDIFKKVMSEGQKKLLIIGYGFGDSHINQVIADAVRNRGLKVCIVSTSPYKDLYSRIEQNYPDALDILDIGLDGYFPYSLAQVFPGDQSETVYFEEIKRNLSGI from the coding sequence ATGGGTACACACAATTTAGTATTGTTAACCGGTGCTGGCTTCTCCAAAAACTTTGGAGGTTTTTTGGCTGCAGAAATGTGGTCGCATATATTTAATCACCCATTAACTAAAAGACACGCTGAATTGCGTAAGTTGCTAATGGCTGATCAGGATTATGAATCAGTATACACACTGGTTATGACTGGTAATGGTTTTTCTCCTGAGTGCCGAAACGATTTCAACATTGTTGTTGAGCAAGCCTATAAAGCGTTAGACGATACATTGAGAAAATGGCAATTCACGGGCGAGCTAAATCAAGTAAATACTTATGGTATCGGCAAGCTGTTAAGCCTTTTTAATTCCCCCCATGATCGCTGCTATTTCTTTACATTAAACCAAGATCTATTCATGGAAAGATGGTGGGGATACAGGGCACCGAGTGTTCGTTGGTTTCCTGAACAATTTTACTCTCTTCATGGCGCTGAATTGGAACATAAGGATTTCATAAAACTACCGTCATCTATGGATGAAAAAACTGTGAATGAAGCGATAGCACTACATAGCGGCTTAACGTATATTAAAATACACGGTTCTTACGGATGGCTATCTTCTGATGGTAAAAACTTAATGGTGATTGGAAAGGATAAAACGATCGCCATTTCAGCAGAGCCAGTATTGCGGAGATATTTTGATATATTCAAAAAGGTAATGAGCGAGGGACAAAAAAAGCTGCTAATAATTGGATATGGATTTGGGGATTCTCACATTAACCAAGTTATTGCCGATGCAGTCCGGAATAGAGGATTAAAGGTATGTATTGTTTCAACAAGTCCATATAAGGACTTATATTCTCGTATAGAACAAAACTATCCAGATGCCTTAGACATCCTTGATATCGGATTGGATGGCTATTTCCCTTACAGTCTTGCGCAAGTCTTTCCTGGTGATCAATCTGAAACCGTATACTTCGAGGAGATCAAACGTAATCTTTCCGGCATCTAA
- the ychF gene encoding redox-regulated ATPase YchF: MTKKQVDTSNYPFATIDPNVGVVAVPDARLDALAKFSDSKKTVPTTIEFTDIAGLVKGASQGEGLGNKFLNNIRQVDAICHVVRSFSDPNVVHVAGKVDPESDQQTILYELAMADLEQVARAIDQANGKARSGDKDAIKLLAVLEKIKAVLDQGQPAGTIDLDESAIELLKPFNLLTMKPILTVLNVDENDYQQVGHTLKISVKLEAELAGFSLEEAKEYLAGLGWAESGLDRLIRASYDLLGLITFFTTGEKESRAWTITKGNKAPQAAGVIHTDFEKGFIRAEVINWKDLIDAGSEANAKAEGLMRMEGKEYVFQDGDTTEFHFSA, encoded by the coding sequence CTGACCAAAAAACAAGTCGATACTTCAAACTACCCTTTTGCCACTATCGATCCGAACGTAGGCGTGGTAGCCGTGCCCGACGCACGGTTAGACGCATTGGCCAAGTTTAGTGATTCCAAGAAAACGGTACCGACAACGATCGAATTTACCGATATTGCCGGCCTGGTGAAGGGAGCCTCTCAAGGTGAGGGTCTGGGTAATAAATTTCTCAATAACATCCGCCAGGTAGACGCCATCTGTCACGTGGTGCGTTCGTTTAGCGACCCTAATGTGGTGCACGTGGCTGGAAAAGTCGATCCCGAATCGGATCAGCAGACGATTTTGTACGAATTAGCCATGGCCGATCTCGAGCAGGTTGCCCGAGCGATAGACCAAGCCAACGGCAAGGCCCGTTCGGGCGACAAAGACGCGATCAAACTTTTGGCTGTACTAGAAAAGATTAAGGCTGTGCTGGATCAAGGTCAACCCGCTGGAACGATTGATCTGGATGAAAGCGCGATTGAATTATTGAAACCGTTCAATCTGCTGACTATGAAGCCGATTCTGACAGTTCTTAATGTTGATGAAAACGACTATCAGCAAGTTGGCCACACATTAAAAATATCCGTGAAATTAGAGGCCGAGCTGGCCGGCTTCAGCCTCGAGGAAGCTAAAGAATATCTGGCTGGATTAGGTTGGGCGGAAAGTGGTCTCGATCGGTTGATTAGGGCCAGCTATGATCTGCTCGGTCTGATCACTTTTTTTACCACCGGCGAAAAAGAGTCGCGTGCATGGACTATTACAAAAGGTAACAAAGCGCCCCAAGCCGCCGGAGTGATTCACACTGATTTCGAAAAGGGCTTTATTCGCGCCGAAGTGATCAATTGGAAGGACTTGATCGATGCCGGCTCGGAAGCCAACGCCAAGGCTGAAGGCCTAATGCGCATGGAAGGTAAAGAATACGTGTTTCAGGATGGGGATACAACAGAGTTTCATTTTTCTGCTTGA
- a CDS encoding methyltransferase domain-containing protein yields the protein MASPQPAQPNPPSQYHYFFILGREIALSAAEIAVCLNDQIDPNTPPTLCGQALVISGSGAIQLDHLMNRLGGTIKVGRIILKTTIKQLTATLAKGIFDTGLLVLSDKVTFGISVYGETKGFNSQAVVRLGMEVKKELRMAGYAGRFANHNEPTLSSVSVTKNNLVENGGEIVLIIRGQNVLVGRTEAVQDFEAYGRRDYGRPGRDMLQGMLPPKLAQIMINLTRAPSIATLLDPFCGSGTVLQEAYLLGIKNLIGFDTSSKAIQATTKNIHWLQEQSPKDSVGIRIEMHDATQLSEYVAPNTIDVIVTEPYLGPTRLSHNRAALEKVRVELTGLFTRTLEQFQKVLRAGGRIALVVPCWFQNQTVTRLPLNEPMRRLGFELLPFPAWAGKNPLLYHRPGQRVGREIYVMTLHK from the coding sequence ATGGCAAGCCCTCAACCCGCTCAACCAAACCCGCCGTCTCAGTACCATTATTTCTTTATTTTGGGCCGAGAAATCGCTCTTTCTGCCGCCGAAATCGCGGTTTGTTTGAACGACCAAATCGATCCAAACACACCGCCGACTCTATGCGGCCAGGCGCTGGTTATTTCTGGTTCTGGAGCGATCCAGCTGGATCACCTCATGAACCGGCTGGGCGGTACGATAAAAGTGGGCCGGATTATTTTGAAAACCACCATCAAGCAATTAACCGCGACACTGGCCAAAGGGATATTCGACACTGGTTTGCTGGTTTTGTCCGATAAGGTGACGTTTGGTATTAGCGTCTATGGCGAGACAAAAGGATTCAATAGCCAAGCCGTGGTTCGATTAGGCATGGAAGTGAAGAAGGAGCTGCGCATGGCAGGTTACGCCGGCCGGTTTGCGAATCACAACGAACCAACCCTATCGTCCGTAAGCGTCACTAAGAATAATTTGGTCGAGAATGGCGGCGAGATCGTGTTAATTATCCGCGGACAAAATGTTTTGGTTGGCCGGACTGAAGCGGTCCAAGATTTTGAGGCATACGGCCGACGGGATTATGGACGGCCGGGACGCGACATGCTTCAGGGTATGCTGCCCCCCAAACTGGCCCAAATAATGATTAACCTGACACGGGCGCCCAGCATAGCTACCTTACTCGATCCATTTTGCGGGTCCGGTACGGTTTTGCAAGAAGCTTATTTGCTGGGCATAAAAAATCTGATCGGCTTTGATACCAGTTCTAAAGCCATCCAGGCCACGACCAAAAATATCCATTGGCTGCAAGAACAATCACCCAAAGATTCGGTCGGCATTCGAATAGAAATGCACGACGCCACCCAGCTGTCCGAATATGTGGCACCAAACACGATTGATGTGATTGTCACCGAACCCTATTTGGGTCCTACCCGACTATCGCATAATCGGGCCGCATTGGAAAAAGTCCGCGTGGAACTTACCGGTCTTTTTACCCGAACGCTGGAACAGTTTCAAAAAGTACTCCGGGCGGGCGGACGAATCGCCCTTGTGGTGCCATGTTGGTTTCAAAATCAAACCGTAACACGGTTGCCGTTGAACGAACCGATGCGGCGACTGGGTTTTGAGTTACTGCCATTCCCGGCTTGGGCGGGTAAGAATCCATTGCTCTATCACCGCCCCGGCCAACGAGTCGGTCGCGAGATTTATGTGATGACTCTGCACAAATAG
- a CDS encoding recombinase family protein gives MNSTADKQVKLIATYARVSTSHQEEQQTIQNQLTALREFANKNNYTIVEEYTDDGWSGDMLARPSLDKLRQDVKNKIWEAVLIYDPDRLARRYSYQELVMDELREAGIEVMFITVTAPKNDEDKILHGVRGLFAEYERAKISERFRLGKLRKVKEGHILVSEPLYGYNYIPKQDDRHGYYKINPEEARVIKMIFSWVADEGLTIRAVIRRLQEMGIKPRKSKRGVWSTSTLSTLLRHRAYIGEEHWGSSYAVVPDNPLKHEKYKKMKKTSRRKKPKEEWFTIPVPAIIKAEVFEKVGRQLQANYTFCQRNKKNEYLLSGKIECACGRKRAGEGALQGKHLYYRCADRVYSFPLPHKCREKGINARIADDLVWQKITKLMTSPELLSQQVSRWFKSRQDKSQAAFVDVDSLKGQVEKLKGQEERYNKAYGAGVFNLEQLKEYTSPIREKIGQIGKQIIGANREANRIQLEVPDQTEMVSFTQKARTTLQDLNFEAKRAIILNTVERVVGTKQNLQVFGYIPITQNVSFNTIGRYSRAAKCREIHPLPGADQKTSRYFKLPFCHYRSERRRGSRARRTVRRIGQV, from the coding sequence ATGAACTCTACTGCTGACAAACAAGTTAAGCTGATCGCCACGTACGCGCGTGTTTCAACGTCTCATCAGGAGGAACAACAAACGATACAAAACCAGTTAACCGCACTGCGTGAGTTTGCCAATAAGAATAATTACACGATAGTCGAGGAATACACAGATGATGGCTGGAGCGGCGATATGCTGGCTAGGCCATCGCTTGATAAGCTTCGTCAGGATGTAAAGAACAAGATTTGGGAAGCGGTGCTTATTTATGACCCCGATCGTCTAGCTCGTCGTTACTCATATCAGGAGCTGGTAATGGATGAGTTGCGGGAAGCTGGAATTGAGGTAATGTTCATTACCGTTACTGCTCCCAAAAACGACGAAGATAAGATATTGCACGGAGTAAGGGGTTTGTTTGCCGAATACGAGCGGGCGAAAATATCGGAGCGTTTCCGTCTCGGTAAACTTCGCAAGGTCAAAGAGGGGCATATTTTGGTGAGCGAGCCACTGTATGGCTATAACTATATTCCCAAACAAGACGACCGGCACGGCTACTATAAGATCAACCCGGAGGAAGCGCGCGTTATCAAAATGATATTTTCGTGGGTAGCAGACGAAGGTTTGACCATTAGAGCGGTAATCAGAAGGCTACAGGAAATGGGAATAAAGCCGCGCAAGAGCAAACGAGGAGTTTGGAGCACCAGCACATTGAGCACGCTGTTACGCCACCGTGCGTATATCGGCGAGGAACACTGGGGGAGTTCCTACGCGGTGGTTCCAGACAATCCGCTCAAGCACGAAAAATATAAGAAGATGAAGAAAACTAGTCGTCGGAAAAAGCCTAAAGAGGAATGGTTTACTATACCTGTACCCGCAATTATAAAAGCAGAAGTGTTTGAGAAAGTAGGGCGGCAGCTACAAGCAAACTATACTTTTTGCCAGCGTAACAAGAAGAACGAATATTTACTGTCTGGTAAAATAGAGTGTGCTTGTGGGAGAAAACGGGCAGGAGAAGGCGCTTTGCAAGGTAAGCACCTATACTATCGTTGTGCTGACAGGGTTTACAGTTTTCCACTGCCTCATAAATGTAGAGAAAAAGGCATCAATGCCAGAATAGCTGACGATCTGGTATGGCAGAAAATAACAAAGCTAATGACTTCGCCGGAGCTACTTTCTCAGCAGGTCAGTCGCTGGTTTAAGAGTAGGCAGGATAAATCTCAAGCGGCATTCGTTGACGTTGATTCGCTTAAAGGGCAGGTTGAGAAGCTCAAGGGGCAGGAGGAGCGTTATAACAAAGCCTACGGCGCGGGAGTGTTCAATCTGGAACAGCTTAAGGAGTACACGTCTCCCATTAGGGAAAAGATCGGTCAGATCGGTAAACAGATAATTGGCGCTAACCGTGAAGCCAACAGAATACAGCTAGAAGTGCCCGATCAGACCGAGATGGTATCATTCACCCAGAAAGCAAGAACGACGTTACAGGACTTGAATTTTGAGGCAAAAAGGGCGATAATATTGAACACGGTCGAAAGAGTTGTAGGTACAAAGCAGAATTTACAAGTATTCGGATATATTCCAATCACTCAAAATGTCTCATTCAACACTATCGGTCGGTATAGTCGGGCTGCCAAATGTCGGGAAATCCACCCTCTTCCAGGCGCTGACCAAAAAACAAGTCGATACTTCAAACTACCCTTTTGCCACTATCGATCCGAACGTAGGCGTGGTAGCCGTGCCCGACGCACGGTTAGACGCATTGGCCAAGTTTAG
- the rpsR gene encoding 30S ribosomal protein S18: protein MVQKEKSCAFCALDRKEIDYKDVTTLQRYISSYAKILPTKRTGTCARHQRKLATAIKRARQVSLLPTVGR from the coding sequence TTGGTTCAGAAAGAAAAATCCTGTGCTTTTTGCGCGCTCGATCGAAAAGAGATCGACTATAAGGACGTGACCACGTTGCAGCGATACATTTCTTCCTACGCGAAGATATTGCCCACCAAGCGCACCGGTACTTGTGCACGACATCAGCGCAAATTGGCTACCGCTATCAAGCGGGCCCGCCAGGTATCGCTCTTACCTACCGTTGGCCGATAG
- the efp gene encoding elongation factor P: MNDIKIGTLFKYDNAPYVVLKADHVQMGRGSAVLRTKIKNVITGQVLDLSLKNGDKFDEAQLDRAKATYLYADEAGLNLMDTQSYEQFTLPVEAAGDAKQFLCENMDVEVMSFDGKPVTVQLPKVVELEVVETAPGVRGDTAQGSVSKPAVLVSGATVNVPLFVKQGDKIRVNTERGEYLDRA, translated from the coding sequence ATGAACGACATCAAAATCGGGACGCTGTTCAAATACGATAACGCGCCTTATGTTGTGCTGAAAGCCGACCACGTCCAAATGGGCCGGGGCAGCGCAGTGCTGCGCACCAAGATTAAGAATGTTATTACTGGCCAAGTATTGGACCTAAGTTTGAAGAATGGTGATAAATTTGATGAGGCCCAGCTCGATCGGGCGAAGGCGACCTATCTTTATGCCGATGAGGCTGGCTTGAATCTGATGGATACGCAGTCATATGAACAGTTTACCTTGCCAGTCGAGGCAGCGGGTGACGCCAAACAATTTCTATGTGAGAATATGGACGTTGAGGTAATGAGCTTCGATGGTAAGCCGGTTACGGTTCAATTGCCTAAGGTGGTCGAGCTGGAAGTGGTAGAGACAGCACCGGGCGTACGCGGTGACACGGCCCAGGGGAGTGTATCCAAGCCCGCGGTGTTGGTTTCGGGTGCCACGGTTAACGTACCGTTGTTCGTAAAACAAGGTGATAAGATTCGGGTAAATACCGAGCGCGGGGAATACCTGGATAGAGCTTAG
- a CDS encoding zinc-ribbon domain-containing protein translates to MYCQNCGKETTLKDKFCGSCGAELAKEKKQDNDRDSNDELVSIGVKIARVIEVVIYFAIMFIAYIALQLVLSSHDLSVQRPFYIIVGSAIAAITIGHYIGKWYANKKNKKVVVVRVIGFLNLIAWLFPPLGFLIYSLTINFVAEKAAPQWYRLLYLVGLLLSCGNAYYGFWLTLPD, encoded by the coding sequence ATGTACTGTCAAAATTGCGGGAAGGAAACGACACTGAAAGACAAATTTTGTGGAAGCTGCGGGGCTGAATTAGCCAAAGAAAAGAAGCAAGATAATGACAGGGATAGTAATGATGAGCTAGTATCAATAGGAGTGAAAATTGCCAGAGTGATTGAGGTAGTCATATATTTTGCTATTATGTTTATTGCGTACATTGCCCTTCAATTGGTTCTGAGTTCACATGATCTCAGTGTGCAGCGGCCATTTTACATTATTGTAGGTTCGGCAATCGCTGCCATCACTATCGGGCATTACATCGGGAAATGGTATGCGAATAAGAAAAACAAAAAAGTAGTCGTAGTTAGGGTGATCGGTTTTCTAAATCTTATCGCGTGGCTGTTTCCGCCACTAGGTTTTCTAATATATTCTCTCACAATTAACTTCGTTGCGGAAAAAGCCGCCCCCCAATGGTATAGGCTACTATATTTAGTTGGGTTGTTATTGTCTTGTGGGAACGCTTACTATGGTTTTTGGCTTACGCTCCCAGATTAG
- a CDS encoding single-stranded DNA-binding protein, translating to MMNLNKVLLIGNLTRDPETRTTPGGQSVSSFGLATNRSWRDQQTGERKTAVEYHNIVAWGKLADICTQYLHKGSRIYTEGRLQTRSWDDQAGNKKYRTEIVLENMIMLDRKEDGNRGSDHPAVPAAEEPTTPASEEEISVEDIPF from the coding sequence ATGATGAACCTAAACAAAGTACTGTTGATTGGAAACCTAACCCGCGATCCGGAAACTCGCACCACGCCAGGTGGGCAGAGTGTCAGTTCGTTCGGGTTGGCGACTAACCGCAGCTGGCGCGACCAGCAGACTGGCGAACGAAAGACGGCCGTTGAATACCACAATATCGTAGCTTGGGGAAAGCTGGCCGACATTTGCACGCAGTATCTTCACAAAGGTAGCCGTATTTATACCGAAGGCCGTTTGCAAACCCGCAGTTGGGACGACCAGGCCGGCAATAAAAAATATCGTACCGAAATAGTTTTAGAAAATATGATAATGCTCGACCGCAAGGAAGACGGTAATCGTGGCTCCGACCATCCGGCCGTACCAGCCGCTGAAGAACCGACAACCCCGGCCAGCGAAGAGGAGATTAGCGTTGAAGACATTCCATTCTAG
- a CDS encoding type II toxin-antitoxin system antitoxin SocA domain-containing protein, whose protein sequence is MTPVAGTKQQEKVTYQDVADYFLALGNETGEPISNLKLQKLVYYAQAWHLANTSEPLFNANFQAWVHGPVIPELYHKLKTYGSAPIQSNAVLNEVKNRFDSNTLTFLEQVADVYMPRSAYELELMTHMEDPWILARVGLEPNQGSENTISEEIMARFYGAKIHSRTK, encoded by the coding sequence ATGACCCCAGTAGCGGGAACAAAACAACAAGAGAAGGTCACCTATCAGGACGTAGCTGATTACTTCTTGGCATTGGGAAATGAAACAGGTGAGCCAATATCCAATCTTAAGCTCCAGAAGCTTGTCTACTATGCACAAGCTTGGCATCTAGCAAATACATCGGAGCCTCTATTTAATGCTAACTTTCAAGCTTGGGTACATGGTCCCGTTATACCTGAGTTGTACCACAAGTTAAAGACGTATGGATCAGCGCCTATTCAGAGTAACGCCGTCTTAAATGAAGTAAAAAACAGATTTGATTCCAATACACTAACTTTCTTAGAACAGGTTGCAGATGTGTATATGCCTAGAAGTGCTTATGAATTGGAGTTGATGACACATATGGAGGATCCGTGGATTCTCGCGAGAGTTGGGCTTGAGCCAAACCAAGGAAGCGAAAATACTATCTCTGAGGAAATCATGGCTAGATTCTATGGGGCAAAAATACACAGTAGAACCAAGTAG
- a CDS encoding class I SAM-dependent methyltransferase, translating to MGINRTIAAYDKYAEIYDQETIEFWEKFPRSVIAEFVKLLPGKRVLNLGSGPGRDALLLREAGLDVLCVDASTEMVRRTQDLGFESISSDITALDYPDDEFDGIWAYTSLLHVPTDKMITLLHRTRSWLRIHGVLLIGMIEGEFQGEITRDNMPNMKRYFKYYQESELIELISQAGYELRYQERYQPHRKVYLNQIYMKSAKAPHISFHSI from the coding sequence ATGGGTATCAATCGCACAATAGCAGCGTATGACAAATACGCTGAAATCTACGATCAGGAGACAATTGAATTTTGGGAAAAGTTCCCACGATCTGTAATTGCGGAATTCGTTAAATTATTACCAGGCAAGAGAGTGTTAAATCTCGGTAGCGGGCCCGGGCGGGACGCTTTACTTTTGCGTGAGGCCGGTTTGGATGTTCTATGCGTTGACGCATCCACCGAAATGGTGAGGAGAACCCAAGATCTGGGCTTCGAGTCGATATCGTCTGATATTACCGCACTAGATTATCCAGATGATGAATTCGATGGCATTTGGGCATACACCTCGCTGCTTCATGTGCCGACCGATAAAATGATAACTCTATTGCATCGGACGCGAAGCTGGTTGCGAATACACGGCGTGTTATTAATAGGTATGATAGAAGGAGAATTTCAAGGAGAAATAACCCGGGACAATATGCCAAACATGAAACGATATTTTAAATATTATCAAGAATCGGAATTAATCGAACTGATATCTCAAGCCGGATATGAACTACGTTATCAGGAGCGATATCAGCCGCACCGAAAAGTCTACCTAAATCAGATTTATATGAAGTCGGCTAAAGCACCCCACATATCGTTCCATAGCATATAA
- the rpsF gene encoding 30S ribosomal protein S6, translating into MASRYELFYLVSAQVAENDLPQITGRVTELITKLGGQIVKDELWGKRKLTYQIGRDNNAYFWLTQYDTVEPINAALTEQLNLQPEIIRVLVTDALPDSETVPMEQARQEAAARQEERTAKIDADKAAAVETAQPVEPEFITESEALTPAVNTTKSAEPSREEKRVDLDELDRKLDELLDDNIKDK; encoded by the coding sequence ATGGCATCGCGTTACGAACTGTTCTATCTTGTTTCCGCTCAAGTAGCCGAAAATGATTTACCCCAGATCACCGGACGGGTGACCGAATTGATTACCAAGCTTGGTGGTCAAATCGTGAAGGACGAGCTTTGGGGAAAACGAAAATTGACTTATCAAATTGGCCGCGATAATAACGCATATTTCTGGCTGACTCAATATGACACGGTTGAGCCCATCAATGCCGCCTTAACAGAACAGCTAAATTTGCAGCCTGAAATAATTCGCGTGCTCGTGACTGATGCATTGCCCGATTCCGAAACTGTCCCGATGGAACAGGCTCGTCAGGAAGCAGCGGCTCGCCAAGAAGAGCGCACGGCCAAGATTGACGCCGACAAGGCGGCTGCCGTCGAGACCGCTCAGCCAGTCGAACCCGAGTTTATAACCGAATCCGAAGCTCTAACACCAGCCGTTAACACAACCAAATCGGCCGAGCCGTCCCGTGAAGAAAAGCGGGTTGACCTGGACGAGCTGGATCGTAAGTTGGATGAATTATTGGACGACAATATCAAGGATAAATAG
- the recA gene encoding recombinase RecA — MPKKPTETYNKIKSAQSAVDQIKERFGDGAIMRLGEAKKMNVEAISSGCLSLDLALGVGGFPRGRVIEVYGPESSGKTTLTLHAIAEAQRLGGVAAFVDAEHALDPDYAKRLGVNIDQLLISQPDNGEQALEIVETLVRSNSLDIIVIDSVAALTPKAEIEGEMGASHMGLQARLMSQALRKLAGIMSKSNTIVIFINQIRMKIGVMFGNPETTPGGNALKFYSSIRVEVRRAAQLKQNEEVVGNRVKAKVVKNKVAPPFRTTEFDIMYNEGISRSGDILDTGIRLNVIAKNGNSYAFGETKLGVGHETARQTIKNDPKLMDEIQNAVILKAKEVLPTTVDVK, encoded by the coding sequence ATGCCAAAGAAGCCTACAGAAACCTACAACAAAATCAAATCAGCCCAATCAGCCGTTGACCAGATCAAGGAACGGTTCGGCGATGGCGCGATTATGCGCCTGGGCGAGGCAAAAAAGATGAACGTTGAGGCAATTTCATCCGGGTGTCTATCGCTCGATTTAGCTTTAGGTGTGGGCGGATTCCCGCGCGGCCGGGTCATTGAGGTTTATGGACCGGAATCGTCCGGAAAAACCACCCTGACTTTGCACGCTATCGCCGAAGCTCAGCGATTGGGGGGCGTTGCGGCATTCGTCGACGCTGAACATGCCTTAGATCCCGATTACGCCAAGCGCTTGGGTGTAAACATCGACCAACTGTTAATTTCACAACCGGACAACGGCGAACAGGCGTTGGAAATTGTCGAGACATTGGTACGCTCCAATTCGCTCGATATCATCGTGATTGATTCAGTCGCTGCGTTGACTCCAAAGGCGGAAATTGAAGGGGAGATGGGTGCTTCTCACATGGGTCTTCAGGCGCGTCTGATGAGCCAGGCATTGCGCAAGCTGGCTGGCATCATGAGCAAGTCAAATACCATCGTGATTTTCATCAATCAGATCCGGATGAAAATCGGCGTCATGTTTGGCAACCCAGAAACCACACCCGGTGGCAACGCATTGAAGTTTTACTCTTCAATCCGCGTTGAGGTTCGACGCGCCGCCCAGCTTAAGCAAAATGAAGAGGTGGTCGGAAACCGCGTCAAAGCCAAGGTGGTAAAAAACAAGGTGGCTCCGCCATTCCGTACCACCGAATTTGATATCATGTACAATGAGGGCATTTCACGATCGGGTGATATTCTCGACACCGGCATCAGACTGAATGTCATTGCCAAGAATGGTAATTCCTACGCCTTTGGTGAAACCAAGCTGGGTGTTGGCCACGAAACTGCCCGACAGACAATCAAGAATGACCCAAAGCTGATGGATGAGATCCAAAACGCGGTTATTCTAAAAGCCAAGGAAGTGCTTCCCACAACAGTGGACGTAAAATAA